A DNA window from Nerophis lumbriciformis linkage group LG33, RoL_Nlum_v2.1, whole genome shotgun sequence contains the following coding sequences:
- the LOC133575710 gene encoding uncharacterized protein isoform X1, with protein MCERTIAKYEEELCPTKEEKERQHQLLDAVFKKHQVVLHRTDIQQPPHIKEEEEEVWITQEGECLIGQEEDDVSKFPLTVVSVKTEEHEDKPPESSQLHHSPNVQQVSAGSHEEEWHTSVGQKELQAPSHIKEEQLHDEDEAQSLQLHHSQSEENRGAELVSQHITEADGEHCEDIKSEPDSIFAPLSDMDHMMSDSSDHSDHIQKPLESKKDSKGDTRHHTNNTHFDCSECGKSFRQKSHFTVHMKIHTGEKPFTCSVCKKSFSRKGNMTTHMRTHTGEKPFTCSACAKRFTTKNEMVLHMRTHTGEKPFTCSACDKQVNTKYDMLLHMRTHTGEKPFTCSACKKSFSTKREITAHMSMHTGEKPFTCSFCKKGFSRKLVMTRHMRIHTGEKPFPCSVCPKRFSVNSHMRKHMRTHTGEKPFACSVCAKRVNTKCDMIVHMRTHTGEKPFTCSVCKKSFSNKQPMTTHMRTHTGEKPFTCSVCKKSFSNKQHMTTHMRTHTGEKLFSCAVCLKRFMYKNQVSKHKCVTVMEAAGI; from the exons atgtgcgaaagaacgatagcaaagtacgaggaggaactttgtccaacaaaagaggagaaggagcgacaacatcaactactggacgctgttttcaagaaacatcaagttgtgttacacagaacag acatccagcagcccccccacattaaagaggaagaggaggaagtgtggatcactcaggagggagagtgtcttatcgggcaggaggaggatgatgtcagcaagtttccactgactgttgtctctgtgaagactgaagagcatgaagacaaaccacctgagtcctcacagcttcatcacagtccaa acgtccagcaggtgtcagcggggagtcatgaagaggagtggcacaccagtgtgggacagaaggagctacaggccccctcccacattaaagaggagcagcttcatgatgaagatgaagctcagtccttacagcttcatcacagtcaaagtgaggagaacagaggggcggagcttgtaagtcaacacatcacagaagctgatggagagcattgtgaagatataaagtcagaaccagacagcatctttgctccactgtcagacatggaccacatgatgtcagactcttctgatcacagtgaccacatccaaaaacctttggagagtaaaaaagactctaaaggtgatacgagacatcacactaacaacacacactttgactgctctgaatgtgggaaatcattcagacagaagagtcattttacagtacacatgaaaatacatactggagagaaaccttttacttgctctgtttgtaagaagagtttctccagaaagggtaatatgaccacacacatgagaacacacactggagagaaaccgtttacttgctcagcttgtgctaaaagattcaccaCTAAGAATGAAAtggtattacacatgagaacacatactggagagaaaccttttacttgctcggcTTGTGATAAACAAGTCAACACTAAGTATGACATgctattacacatgagaacacacactggtgagaaaccttttacttgctctgcttgtaagaagagtttctccacaaagcgtGAAATTACCGCACACATGAGCatgcatactggagagaaaccttttacttgctcgtTTTGTAAGAAGGGTTTCTCCAGAAAGCTtgtcatgaccagacacatgagaatacatactggcGAGAAACCTTTTCCATGCTCAGTGTGTCCCAAAAGATTCTCCGTAAATTCCCATATGagaaaacacatgagaacacacactggagaaaaaccttttgcttgctcagtttgtgctaaaagagTCAACACTAAGTGTGACATgatagtacacatgagaacacacactggtgagaaaccttttacttgctctgtttgtaagaagagtttctccaacaAGCAacccatgaccacacacatgagaacacacactggagagaaaccttttacttgctctgtttgtaagaagagcttCTCCAACAAgcaacacatgaccacacacatgagaacacacactggagagaaactgtTTAGTTGCGCTGTGTGTCTTAAAAGGTTCATGTACAAGAatcaggtcagtaaacacaagtgtgtaacagtcatggaagctgcagggatttaa